GCCGATCCTCAGGGTTTGGCTTACGACACACCAAGCCCATCTTCTCAAGTTTATCCAACCGGCTTGTCATGGTGCCGGACGTCAGCATACTGGATTTGGAGAGCTCGGTAGGGCGCAGAGCAAATGGCTCCCCGCTACGGCGCAGTGTTGCCAGTACGTCAAAATCACCCGTGGCCAGCCCGAAACTACCAAAATTACCGGAAATGTCCTTGTTGATCATAATGTTGATCCGCATCATCCGCGCAAGAATATGCATCGGTGTGGCATCAACGTCTGGCACTTCTTTTTTCCATTGGCGAACAACCCGCGCAACATGATCTGTCATCTCAGTTCCCAGCAAACAAACAAAAACCGTGTGGTGCTCGTTATATTGCAGATGAATTACTTGAGATCAAGATACTTGACGAGCTTGCGTAGATACCCTAATGATCAGGAAATATTAGCTTGAACTCAAACTAACTCAGGTCAAAGTAAGTGTTCCTTCAACTGCGCACGGCGCTCACCCCGGCCATCTGGGGCACAACCTATGCCGTCACCACCCTATTGTTACCGGGGCAGGATCCGGTCTGGATGGTTGTCTATCGGCTTTTGCCTGCTGGTCTTTTACTGCTGATGTTTGCGCCGGGTCTGCTGTCCTCAAAATGGGCAAAGCGCGCCATGGTCATTGGGCTCACCAACCTTTCCATGATCTTCTTCGTGTTCATCGCAGCATTCCGCCTCCCAAGCGGCATGGCCGGAACGCTCATGGCAACACTACCGCTCCAAATCCTCTTCTACATCTGGATCCTACAAGGCAAAAAACCGGTTCCTCGGCAGCTAATGGCGTCAGTCATTGGCCTATTCGGTGTTAGCCTGCTGCTGCTCGGCGCGGTTGATCTGGACTGGATCGGTATCGGAGCTGCATTGGCTGCGTGTGTCAGCACGTTTACCGGTGTTTACTTGGGCAGCAAATGGGGGCGACCGGAGACCAGCATGGTCACCTATACCGGGTGGCATGTCACTCTGGGCGGCCTCTATGCACTGCCCATCGCTTTTCTGTTCGAGGGGGCAGCTCCAATGCCGGATTGGAATATGGCACTGGCCTTCTTCTGGATCGGAATTTTGGGAATGGGCTGGGCATCCGTGAACTGGCTCAACGGCATCGTGCAGCTCAAACCAACAACCATCGGTTTCTTGTCGCTGGTCAATCCGGTATCAGCCGTGCTCTGTGGTCAGTTGCTGGTTGGGGAACAGTTTGGCCTTCGCCAATGGGTCGGCATTACAATTGTGCTCGGCAGCATCGTCTTTGCGCTCAAAACACCATCCGCTGCGAAAGTTGCAGCCCAAGCAAAAGAAGTCACCGCAACCCCATAAAAGAGTAAGTTGTTTTAGCGCAGGTACGCGATATAAGCGTCCTGCGCTTTTTGCATGGCTTCAACTCTGTCGTTGACATCGCCTTTGCAAACCATACCGTTGTGATGCAGCTCCCACCGCCACGGCCTGCGAAAACCGTCCTTATCTTCCCGGTGAACCCGCATACTCATTTCAGTACTTAAAACGCCCGTTCCCACGCTGTGGTCTGGAACATTCTTCCAAAGTTGCCGCCAATGAAATTTCTTGGACATACTTCTAAAACACCCGATGTTCTTACTATGTTCTCATAATGAGTTGTTTCCCTTAATATTTTCTAAACAAGACGAAAAGGGCGGGTTGAACAGCCCCAAATACGGGTGTTCCAGAGGCAAATTTCATACATTAAAGGGAGGTGGCGATGACCAAGTCGTCGGTATGCATGCGGGGGTCAATAACGAACGTGTTCGCCTCAGAAGCTTGCTTTAAATGCGCAAGGAGAGAACCATGAATGCGTTTCTGGCACATCCATGCATAGCGGGCATCCATTGTCAGGTTAATGCTGGATGTACCTGCACAAAGGATCACGGGCAACACCCGTGATCCTTAAAATCAATTTTCTGAATTTAGAATTTACTGCGCGAGTGCAGCTTTAACCCGTTCTTGAACATCAGCGGAAACCCACTTTGTCCACATATCAGGGTTAGTCTTCAAAAACTCAATTGCAGCATCATCGGTAGTTCCATCAGTGTCCAGCATGTAGGCCAGTCCTTTAGAAACAACAGGGGCAGTCGTTTTGTAGTTGGTCAGGAACTCAACCAGCTGCGGAGCAAGAGCTTGGAATTCGCTGTTAACGTATACATGGGCTGCGGCCAAAGGATAAGCTACGGCTTCCTTAACCAGGCTTGCATCGTCTTCAGCATCCAGCGCGTCCCATACAGCTTTGTTGTATGCTGGCTCTTCAAGTTGCACCATCTCATCACCATACTTGCCCATTACCCAGGTAGGACCCCAGTAATAAAACACGATTGGTCTTTTGCGGCGCATATTTGAATCAATTGTGGCTGCCAATGCCGCACCAGTGCCAGGGCGGAAGTTTACGTAATCATCCAGCAAACCATAGGCGTTCAGCTTTTTGGTGTTGACTATCTCACAACCCCAACCAGCGATACAGTTATAGAAGCGGCCTTTACCTGGCTCTTCAGGGTCAGAAAAAACGTCTTTATACTTAGGAAGATCTGTAACAGACTTAAGGCCCTTGGCAGGCGCATTTTCGCCCTCAACCAGATATTTAGGCACATACCAAGCCTGAGTCACATTATCAAAGTTGATCCCCAGGTTAACATAGTCCCCTTTTGCCTCTCCTTTTGCTAACGCTTCACCCACGTTAACCGGCCAGGCTTCCATGAACACATCGATGTCGCCACGGGCCAAACCGTTGAGGAGCGGAATGGTTGATCCCGGAATGCTATCCGTTTCACAGCCATAACCGTTCTTAATGATGAAGCTGGCAACCGAATTACTAAAAGCGGTGGAATCAAGATCCACGCCAGCAAACACAACAGGACGATCAATTTCACAGGCAGGAGCGTCAGCAGCAGATGCTTCTATCGCACCAAACGGGAGAGCAAAGGCAAGAGTTGCAATTGCGAATTTGTAATTAAGCACAGAATGTCTCCTAGTTAAAACCTAGCTGCTATCTGGCCCGAATGAAAAACTGAGATATACAGCTTATCGTTCGGGCCAATTGCAGAGGGAATTAGTCAGCAAGTAAAATTAATCGAAATTAGACCTGCCAAATTTTCGCGAAACATAGATATTCTCATTCATTTGTCAATATAAATTATTTATAGTTAATGTTGTTCAGTAGAATAACTGAATTTATTATTACGCATAATCTAAGTAATAGTTGAGATATTATGTATTATACTCAAGTTTAATGTATAAAATTGCCTCAGTAAGTAAAATAAATTTTCAGTAAGTTAGTGTGTTGTGTTTACTGCATATGTTGATATTTCCGGCGTTCCCAATGCAAGGCGCATTGATGAGCACTGACATATTGCCCGGAGCATGTTGGTCCTTCCGCATATTCATGTGGGCCTGAATGAT
The window above is part of the Pseudovibrio sp. Tun.PSC04-5.I4 genome. Proteins encoded here:
- a CDS encoding DMT family transporter, which produces MFLQLRTALTPAIWGTTYAVTTLLLPGQDPVWMVVYRLLPAGLLLLMFAPGLLSSKWAKRAMVIGLTNLSMIFFVFIAAFRLPSGMAGTLMATLPLQILFYIWILQGKKPVPRQLMASVIGLFGVSLLLLGAVDLDWIGIGAALAACVSTFTGVYLGSKWGRPETSMVTYTGWHVTLGGLYALPIAFLFEGAAPMPDWNMALAFFWIGILGMGWASVNWLNGIVQLKPTTIGFLSLVNPVSAVLCGQLLVGEQFGLRQWVGITIVLGSIVFALKTPSAAKVAAQAKEVTATP
- a CDS encoding ABC transporter substrate-binding protein, producing the protein MLNYKFAIATLAFALPFGAIEASAADAPACEIDRPVVFAGVDLDSTAFSNSVASFIIKNGYGCETDSIPGSTIPLLNGLARGDIDVFMEAWPVNVGEALAKGEAKGDYVNLGINFDNVTQAWYVPKYLVEGENAPAKGLKSVTDLPKYKDVFSDPEEPGKGRFYNCIAGWGCEIVNTKKLNAYGLLDDYVNFRPGTGAALAATIDSNMRRKRPIVFYYWGPTWVMGKYGDEMVQLEEPAYNKAVWDALDAEDDASLVKEAVAYPLAAAHVYVNSEFQALAPQLVEFLTNYKTTAPVVSKGLAYMLDTDGTTDDAAIEFLKTNPDMWTKWVSADVQERVKAALAQ
- a CDS encoding MarR family transcriptional regulator, producing MTDHVARVVRQWKKEVPDVDATPMHILARMMRINIMINKDISGNFGSFGLATGDFDVLATLRRSGEPFALRPTELSKSSMLTSGTMTSRLDKLEKMGLVCRKPNPEDRRALMIHLTEKGKSLVEQAAAKHFEMEAEMLAVLPPEDREMLEGILERWSRRLEDDGTM